CCCCCCCGGCAAAGAGAACCGGATAAATGGCAAATACATAATATGCCTTGGACTTGAGTAGCCATAGGGTACAGAAGATGACTAGGGTAGCCACGCCAATAGTTCGATATTTCTTTAGGTTTTTATCCATAAAAAAAGCGACCACACCAAAAAGGCTTACCATTAGGGTAAACGGAAAGTTTAACTGTTCCAGACCAAATGCCATCGGGCTAATTTCTTCCAGTTGATTGTCACTTAAGGCCTGCAAGTGCTTTAAAAGGGGGAAATTGTTTTGTGCTTGCCAAATCACATTGGGCAAGAAGATCAGGAATGAAATCAGTGCTGAAATGTAAAGCCATTTGTTTTTGAACAGGTTTCCTTTTTGATAAAAAATAAAGCCAATACATAGTCCAAAGGCCCAGACCAAAATGGTGTATTTTGTCAGTAACCCCAAACCAAGGGCCATTCCCAAAAGAATGAGGTGCTTTTTATCTTGGGAGTTCATGTATTTTACAACAAAGTAAAACCCGAGCGTCCAGAACAATTGGTCAAAAGCAACAGGTTGAAACAAGGTATGGTTTCGATAAAAAGGAAGAAAGGCCAGAATACATATCCCGGTAAGGAAGATGGCTTTGGATTTACCACCAAATTCCTTTGCTAGAAGACAACATAGGATGAGAATGCCCACGCCGGCAAGTGTTGGAAAAAGGCGAACCCCCAAGAGGGAATAATCGAATAAGAGGTAGGACAATTTTCCAATTGCCCCAATCATTGGTGGGAATTCCATAAATCCCCAATCCAAATGTTCACTGACCGATAGGTGAAGCAATTCATCACGATGGAAGCCATAGTTGCGATTTCCAAACCATTGGATCAGGAGTTTGATAATGGATAAAATGACAAGTATTGGGATGTATTTTTTCATTGGATTTCAAATGCACTAAAAGGTATAAATATGGATCAGAGGGGTAAAATAGTCAAAACCAATGATTCTTTGCATATATCATAGTCAATAGTAATAATTGCATAACACAAATAGATAAGTTCTTTAGTAATTTTAGCACAGGGAGCACTACTTTTAGAACCGGATAAAAACCTAAAATACTATTGATATGGATCATTCACACAACGGCAGCGGCGACCCAAGTCAATGCCCTTTTTTAAACGGCGCGAACACCACCATCGCCGAAACCAACGTAACCGGTTGGTGGCCAAATACCTTGAACCTGGATATTCTACACCAACACGATACCAAGACCAATCCGTTGGGTGGGGATTTTGATTATCAAGAAGAACTTAAAAAATTGGATGTGGAAGGGCTCAAAAAAGACCTTCATGAGCTAATGACCGATAGCCAGGATTGGTGGCCCGCTGACTGGGGGCACTATGGCGGATTGTTCATTAGAATGGCTTGGCATGCTGCTGGGTCTTACCGAACGTCTGATGGTCGTGGTGGCGGTGGTACCGGCAACCAGCGTTTTGCTCCTTTGAATTCCTGGCCCGATAACGCCAGTCTGGATAAGGCAAGACGTTTGTTATGGCCCATTAAAAAGAAATATGGCAATACCGTAAGCTGGGCGGACCTTTTGATTTTGGCAGGTAACATTGCCTATGAGAGCATGGGCCTAAAGACTTTTGGTTTCGGATTTGGCCGGGAAGATATTTGGCATCCTGAAAAGGATACCTATTGGGGTTCGGAAAAGGAATGGTTGGCACCCAGTGAAAACCGTTATGACAATTTAGAGGATGCATCTACCTTGAAAAATCCTTTGGCTGCGGTACACATGGGCCTGATTTATGTGAATCCGGAAGGAGTGAATGGCAATCCAGACCCTTCCAAAACCGCTTTACATATTCGTGAAACCTTCGCAAGAATGGCCATGAACGATGAAGAAACAGTGGCGCTCACCGCTGGGGGTCATACGGTTGGTAAAGCCCATGGTAATGGTGATGCAGGAGCACTGGGCCCAGAGCCCGAAGGAGCGCCTATTGAGGAACAGGGCTTTGGATGGACCAGCCCAACCGATGGCAAGGGCCGAACGGCGGTAACAAGTGGCCTTGAAGGTGCTTGGACGACCCATCCCACAAAATGGGACAATGGCTATTTTGAAATGCTCTTTAACCATGAATGGGAATTGAGAAAGAGTCCGGCCGGAGCCCATCAATGGGAACCTGTAAGCATTGCAGAAACGGATATGCCGGTAGATGTGGAAGACATGACCACAAGATTGAACCCCATGATGACCGATGCGGATATGGCCATGAAAATTGACCCTATCTACAAAGAAATCTCATTAAAATTCAAAGATGATTTTGATGCCTTTTCGGATGCCTTTGCCCGTGCATGGTTTAAATTGACCCACAGGGACATGGGCCCTAAAGCACGCTATTTTGGTCCCGATGTACCGAAGGAAGATTTGATTTGGCAAGATCCTGTACCCGCAGGTAAAAAGGATTATGATGTGGCGGCAGTAAAAGCCAAAATAGAAGCTACGGACCTTACGGTGTCGGAAATGGTATCCACGGCTTGGGACAGTGCCCGAACCTTTAGAGGCTCCGATATGCGCGGAGGTGCCAACGGCGCCCGCATCAGATTGGCACCACAGAATACCTGTGAGGCAAATGAACCTGACCGGTTGCACAAAGTACTCGGCGTTTTGGAACCTATTGCTGCAGAATTTGGTATCAGCGTGGCTGATGTCATCGTTTTGGCCGGTAATATTGGGGTAGAGAAAGCTGCAAAAGCGGCAGGATATGCTGTGGAAGTGCCCTTTGCACCCGGTCGTGGTGATGCAACAGCCGAACAGACGGACGCAGCTTCTTTTGAGGTGTTGCTTCCATTTGCAGACGGCTTTAGAAACTATCAAAAAGAGGAATATGCTTCAACCCCTGAAGAAATGTTGTTGGATCGAAGCCAGTTGTTGGGCCTGACTGCTGTGGAAATGACAGTATTGATCGGCGGTATGCGTGTAATGGGCACCAATCATGGTGGAACTCCTCATGGGGCATTTACCGATACCTTAGGGGCCTTGACCAATGATTTTTTCGTGAACCTGACCGATATGGGCAATGTTTGGAAACCCGTAGATAATGGAATCTATGAAATACGTGACCGTGCGACGGATGACTTTAAGTACTCAGCAACCCGCGTGGACCTTGTGTTTGGATCAAATTCTATTCTTAGGGCGTATGCCGAAGTGTACGCACAAGATGATAGTAAGGAAAAATTCGTGAACGATTTCGTCAAAGCTTGGAATAAAGTAATGAACGCTGACCGTTTTGATTAGAACTGAAATCTTAAATTGCTATGGAAAGGAGAGCACCCGCAAACAGCGGGTGCTTTTTTATTTTTCGAATGTAATGTATGGAGTCTTTATAATTGCAAAAACCGTCAGTTCGAGTTTTTTTGTCGGACTGAGCGTAGTCGAAGTCAAGAAAAAGTATCGAGAACGAGGTTTTTGCCTAAAATTCGTATTGCTCAATACCTCCCGAAGTTTCGTTCGGGACACTCGAATAGACGAATCTTAATTAGATTTCTGTCCAAATTGCCAACTCATTTCCAGAGGGGTCCAGAAAATGAAAACGTCTGCCCCCAGGAAACGAGAAGATGTCCACGGCGATTTGAGCGCCCAAACCCATCACTTTTTCTTTGATGGCTTCCAGATTTTCATGGTGCAACACCACAAGTGCCCCGTTTACAATGGGTTTTTCGCTCAGTTCAAAACCGCCTTCCACGCCACTTTCTGAAAAAGCGGTATAGGTTGGGCCATAATCCGTAAATTTCCAACCAAAGGCTTCCCCATAAAAGCTTTTGATTTCTTCAAGGTTTTTAGCCTTAAATTCCACATAGTTGATAGGGGTGTTTTTACTCATCACCAATATGTTTCTTATAAAATTTCCAGACCTCATGGGCAACATCACGCCCCAATTGCAATCCGGCAACATTATCGGCCTGGACATGGTAACCTCCCATAACCCTGGATATTCCGGCCATTTCAGCAGTTTTTGTAAAAGTTGGGAATTTTAAGGTTACGGTATCCCCAGGATGGTTTGGATGTGTGAGGGCACCGGCAACCAATTCGACTTCTTCTCCAAATTCATCACTGCCCGTCCATAGTTTTAGCGCCTCACCACAGCCTCCACTAATGGTACTATGGCCCGATGTATAACTGGGAAAAGGAGGACATAGAAAAACATCCGGGGAATACGGCCGCCATTGGTTGCCGTCCATTTCAATCATTCCCTTTCCGGGACCACCCCAACCGGTGATGGTCTTACCTCCATAATATTCATGCACAAGGGCATAGGGCCTGGCATAATCATAAAACATTTTTGAATCCCAGGAGGCAATAAAGGCATCCATTGCGACGACCTGATTGTAGAAATACATCTTTACATCCTGGTCCAGGATATGATTGTCCCTTCGGGAAACATCCTGTGCAAATTTTAACCAGTGCCCCGCTTGTTGAACGGATTTTGGACCATCCCGCATAAACTCCACCAAAGCCTTTTCCTCATCGGTCAAATTGGCCTGTAGCTCCACCACTTCCGCTACTTCGATTTTCAATTGTTCCGAACCGACCAAAGGGGGCGGTCCAGGTCTAAATTGGTCACCGGAATTCAAAGCAATGGGCTTCACTTTGTCCCAAAAGGGGGTAAGGCATCCAGGGGCGAACTTGCCGCCTTGTCCATCTGAAAAATACTTAGGCTGCCAACGGTTGATGTCCACGTTTTTATCTGCGGAATTTACGGGCTCATAACCCACATAATTGAAATAGGCCTCCCCATTGGAACCTTCCTCTTCCCCATATTGGTTGGCGCCATCCCCTTTGCGCGCTTCAATGACCGCTTTAGCGGCAAGATTTCCAATACCAACCGGAGTAGTCGGGTCCAATGACGTATCCATGGGGTCCAACCCCAGTTCTTCTTTCATGAATTTTTCAAATAATGCACTGTCCGTATAGTAATACTCGTTCATGGTGCGCAGTGCCGCATAACTAATGGCAATTTCCTTGTTCTTCAAGGTCATTTCGTCCAATGGTCTGCGTTCCACACCATCCAGATAAACAGGGGTCGCTTTTTCATCAAAACGGGACCAAGCGTCAAAAACAGCAGTAAATATGAGTCCTAAATAACGAGAGGTGATTGTAGGTCTGGGGCTAAATCGTTCCGTGTCCAAAGCCGTGGCTTCCAAAGCCATTTCTCCCCATTTATAGGCAACATTTTCCACTCCTTTGGATTCTGGAGCTTCACTTTTGGGATTGTTGGAATTGTTTTTACAGGAGAGTACTATGCTGGCTACCAAGCATAGCAAGGTGATTTTTTTCATCAAAAATGTTATTTATTGGGTTGTCGAACCTTAAAAATATGAAATGATCCGGATTCCGCTAAGCTTTATATCCTTTTAAAATCCCCTGGATTCGGTCCACTACTTTTTCCGCATTGGCTTTGGTAAAGCACAATGGGGGTTTGCTTTTAATGACGTTGTCATGGGGACCGTCGGTACTCACCAGGATATACTGCTCCCGAAGGGCATTTTTTACATGTTGTGCCAAGGAGGTATGGGCTTCCTTAGAACCTTCCCGGACCATATCCATCCCAATAAAAAGCCCCGATCCCCGTACGTCACCAATACAGGGATACTCCTTACCCAGTTCTTTTAGTAGACCCATATAATGGTTGCCCACTTCCAAGGCATTTTCCCGTAGTTTTTCCTGTTCCATAACTTCTAAAACGGCCAAGCCGATGGCACAGGAAACCGGATTACCGCCAAAGGAGCTAAAAAATTCAACCCCTTTTTCAAAAGAGGCGGCAATTTCCGCTGTGGTCACTACGGCCCCCATGGGGTGTCCGTTGCCCATGGGTTTCCCCAATACCACAATATCCGGGCCCACATCTTGCTGTTCAAAACCCCAAAAGACATTCCCCAGTCTGCCAAATCCCGTTTGCACCTCATCGCTGATACAAACACCTCCTTGTTCTCGAATAGTACTATAGAGGGGTTTTAAGTAACCCTTTGCCAAAGGGACCTGACCACCACAACCTACAATAGGTTCCGAAATAAATGCGGCTAAAGGTTGTGAAAGGCTTTTAATATTGTGGATTGCCTCATTTGCATAGGCCTTTCCCGCGGTCCCATCGTTTTTATGGTATTGTCCCCGATAGGTATCCGGTAAAATGGTTTTATGGATATGGGACGACTGCCCCTGACCCTTTGGATGATTGAATTTATAATCACTGATGTTGATACCTATTTGGGTGTTTCCGTGATACCCGTGTTCCATCACCAGGAGGTTTTGAAGCCCCGTATGGGCTTTTGCCAACCGAATGGCCAAATCACTGGCAGCGCTGCCTGAGTTCACCAAAAATACTTTGTTCAGGGATTTGGGGAACTTGGCCAGTAAACGTTCCGCATAGGCTGGCAATAGGTCATACAAGTACCTGGTGTTGGTATTCAATTTGCCCATTTGACGTTGCCCAGCTTCTACGACCATAGGATGTTGATGCCCCACATGGGGAATATTGTTATAAGCATCCAGGAACGAATTCCCCTGATGATCAAACATGTATTGGAATGCAGCTCGCTGCATAAGAATGGGCTTTTTGTAGCTAATGGAAAGAATAGTGCTCAGGTGTTTTTTTCGATCTGCCAGGGCCTGCGCCATGGAGGGTGTATCTTTTTTGGGAAGTCCAACCGCCCTCCGGAAGGAGTTTTCGGCCTTAATCGCGCCAATTTCAAGCCATTTGTACAACAGGATCCAGGCCTTTTCCTCACTGACCGAAGCATAGGTGTTGTTGGGATCATTTGCGGCAGTGTGGGCAGAATTGCAGACACTGGTACATAAACGCATGGCAATAAGGTAGTAGAGCAGGGAAATCTCCTTTTCCTCCAAAGGGAGGACGCTATGATAGGACCCCAATAAGGGTTCGGCCCACTGCAACGGTTCTTCACTGGCATAGAAAACATAGGTTGCCATTATGGCCACCTCGTTGATGAGTTGTGAATGGGTACAATCCCCAAAATCAATAACGCCAAGGACGTTGTTTTCCTGAACAAGGATATTCCATTCATTTAAATCATTGTGAATGGTAGCCTTCCGAAGTTGGGGCAGTAGGGGCAATACCCAGTATTCGTATTGTTGAAAAAAATAGGAGACCAAATTGCGCTTTTTGGGGGAAGCAATGGCAGCCAAATACTTCTTATTGAGCTGAACGGATTGCAAATCCCATTCCCAGGTTCGGGCCCGGAGTGCCACATGGTCAAAATCCAATAAAGCCCTGTCCAATTGGCCCGCATAGTGTCCCAAAGCACAAATGATATCGGAATTAAGGGGGGCATCCCCCATAAAAGTACCTTCAACAAAGGTCAATAACCGGCAGAGATTGGACTGTTCCCCAATCGTTAAAACTTTTAGGAAGGAGCCATCCACAAAGGGAATAGGTTTGGGAATTTCCTGAATTCCTTTCAATTGGAGGTGAAGCAGCAGTTGATTTTCTGCTTCAACAACTTCCAAAAGACCTTTATAGTTGGAATAGGTTTTGAAAATACACTTCCCTTGGGAAGAGCGTACCCAATAGTTTTTGTTGTCGTAACCGTATAACGGTTTTACCGTGACCTCCTTTAGCCCGAACTCCTCTTGAAGAATCGCTGTAATGATCTTAAATTCCATTCTTAGGTCTATCCTACCGTTTTTGAGTTCCACTGCAGTAGGTTAAAATTAAGGTGTTTGGCTGGCTTAATCAATCGAATTCCTAAAACGATATTGCAATTGGACCCCGGCAAAGTAGTTGATTCCGTTTCCGGGGAAGAAAAATCGTGGTTGGTTGCCACCAAAACCGACGGCGTTCACCAAAACGGACTGGGCAAAGTTGGTGTTGAAAAGGTTATTTACGCCAGCATTCAATCCAATATGGAATTTATCCAAAACTTTAGTACGATAACGGAGTTGGGCATTGAAGACATTAAAGGATTCACTAAAAAGGGTATTGGCATCGGTTAAAGGGATTTCATCCACAAATTGGTGGGTAAGGTTAAATACAATGCCACTGGCATTTCCGATGGTGATACCGGAATTGATTCGATGTCTTGGTACACCGGCCAGGTTGTTCCCCGAAAAGTCGTTGTCCCCATCCAAAAAATCCACGAACGTATGGTTGCTATAGCTGTAGCTGATTCGTGGGATTATAGACCAGTTTTGGGCAATTTTGCCGGTGTAGGAAGCATCCAATTCAATACCTTGATGTTTGGTCTCACCGGCATTTCGTCCTATAAATAAGTCTTCATCGATCCGCTCCGCAACCAACAGATCGGTAATATCCATCTGGTATAGGGAAATTCCCAAATTCAATTTTTTGTTCCATAGGGTAAGAACACTTCCAAGCTCATAGCTCCATCCCTTTTCTTGTTCGATGGTTGGATTGATAACGCCGTCCGGAGTTAACGTCTCTTCCAGACCGGGATTGGAAAACCCCCTACTGGCATTGGCAAAGAACCGACCATAACCAACCTCGTAGACCAAACCAAAACTTGGTAGTAGGATAGGGTCAAAATCCCGTTGTGCAGAAGTATTTTCTTCACCGGAGTTGAACAAATCCCTGAAATCATAATCCGTCTTGTTGAAATTAAGTCCCACCTGTGCCTGTAGTCTGTTGGCAATAGGAAAGGTATATCCTCCAAAAAGGTTCAATTGGGAGCGGAATTCCTTGTTTTCACTAAGCCGTTCCCCCTGCAAACTTCCATTGCCATCGTTATCCCGGAACTCATTTATAAAAGTCTGCCAGTTGTACTCGTCCTTGTACAGTTCCCCACCAAAGGTGAAATCACCTTTGAACAATTTTCCCTCGGTTACCGATCGTAATCCAAAACCATGGGTAAACTCATCCAGGATGTTGAAGGGCCTGGGTTCAAAATGGTCCAAATAGGTGTAGAAAATACTATTGGTGGTCCTTAGCTTTTGATTGAACCGGTGGCCATAGGAGATACCTGCCAGGGTATACCTATTATCTTCAAACCCCCTGGCGGCAAGCCAGTTGGCTGCAGCACGCCTTGGGTCTTCCCTAAAATCGGTTTCATTGAGGGAACTGGGAATGCCGGCAGTATAATCGATATGGTTGATTAAAAAATCCAATTTCCCTTTATCATTCAATCGTACCGATGAGGTGAGTAAAAAACCATCGCGTTCAAAGCTGTTGTTTTGTCGAAACCCATCAGTTTGCAGGTGATTGTAACTAAAATTGATGTTGAAGTTTTTTTCGGAATGGCGAAAGGCCAAATTGTTCTTTAGGGTATTAAAGGAACCAAAAGTGAAGCTATTTCCCAGAAAGGTCCTTCCTACTTGGGGAGGTTTGGTGTTTAAAACAATGGCACCCCCCAGATTGGCACCCAAAGCGGTCCCTTTTGGGCCCTTGACCACTTCAATACGACCCATATTTTCAAAATCATAGGCTTCAATGGTGGAAACCCCTGTGCCATTGGTTACTGGAATTCCGTTGAAGTAAAGACGAAGCTTATCCGTACCAAATGGGGTTCTTGCGCCAACACCACGAATGGTAATGCGGTTGGTGTTCAGGGCACCGGAAAGCACATACAATCCAGAAATTTGGTTTAATCCCCCTGCAAAATCAATGGGACTGAACTGCTCCAAATCCGCCACTCCCAAACTGGATGATTCCGTAATACCCACAGCTTTTTTGGTAATGAATTCCTCAATCAGGGTCACTTCGTCCAACGTATTGATGGAATCCAGTTGTTGACTCTGTGAAAAAGTCAGAAAACAGGTCAAAAGCATTGTGAAGAATAAGGGGCCTTTCATAGCAGGGCCAAAAGTAAGGATTAAAAGCGATAGCCCAAGGGTATGCCGTTGCTCCCCAAAAGTTCGGGAGCAAGATCGGAATGGGGAAATTGGGTTGGTTTGGCAGGGAATCCATCAGTTTTACGGCCAAGAAGACCAAAATTTATAGGTCAGCTATAAAAGCCAATACCATTTTTGATCAGTTCGTAGTACTTTTTTTCACTAAAGGTATAAAGGTACGGGGCTTTGTTGGCGGCACCCGTCATTTGTTTTTCATGGCGGGTCAAAATACCCAACTTTAAGAGTTTTCGCTGAAAATTACTGCGTTCCAAAGGCTTGCCGAGAATCGCCTCATAGAGTTTTCGCAAATCCTGCATGGTGAATTTCTTGGGCAATAAGGAAATACCGATGGGCAAATAATTCAACTGGGTTTTTAGGTGGTCCAGGGCCTTGGTGATAATCGCTTTGTGATCTAAGATCAGAGGGGGCAATGCATCGAGGGATTTCCATTCACAAACCTCGCTAAATGCATCTGGTCTGGGGTGTATCCTTTTAATATCAACAAGGGCAAAATAACCGGTGGTAATGAATCTATCGGTAATCCATTTCAAAAAATTGGGACTTAGCTCTTCCATCATTTTTAAGTGGTACAGCGGTTTCGCAATTTGTGGATTTTTGTTTCGGACGCTACTCCCGAAGGTGTAAAATTGCTTTACAAAAACGGAGCTGAGACCGGTACGTTCCCGGAGTACGCGCTGAGCCGCATCATCCAAATGCTCTGTTTTTTTGATAAAACCACCCGGTAAGGTCCAAACCCCGTCATTTTTCCATTTGAGCAATAGCACCTTTAGTTGTTGGCTTTCATAACCCAGGATGACGCAATCTATGGAATTTCCGGGGAGGTAGTCCTCGAGTTGCGCTTCAAATGACTTGATATGATATAAAAGATCGGTCTCTGGGTCCACAGCAAAAATTTAATGTGTCTTTTTTACACAATACCGTAATGGTTTTGTATTTTTGTGTCAAATTAACACAATAAAAAATGAAGAAGCTGCTAAAAGTTCTGAAATATATCCTCATCGCCGTACTTTCGATTATTGTAGTGGGCGCTGGAATCTTCTATTTTACCAAGAAGAGTGCTTCCAATAAAAACATGAAACTCTTGGGTGGGGAAGCTGCAGTTTTGAATGAAAAAGGAATCCGTTTTAGGGATTTGAACAAGAACGGAAAATTGGACGTTTATGAAAATCCCACAGCACCCATTGAAGCGCGCATCAATGATTTGATCGATCAAATGACCCTTGAAGAAAAGGCCGGTACCATGTTTGTGACCATGATAGGAACCACACCCAAGGGGGAACCTATGGAAACCCCGGTATTAAGTACCGACCCCTTGGTGCTCATGATGTCTTTTGCCCTGCCCTCCAATTCTGAAATGATTGCCAGGAAGAAAATGAACAGCTTTAATATTCTGGCTTCATTGGATGCGGAATCCATGGCCAAATATGCCAATACCATACAAAAAATGGCGGAGCGTACCCGATTGGGAATTCCCATTACCGTAGCTACCGACCCAAGGCACGGTACCATCAATAATCCAGGGGCATCATTGTTCACACCAGCGTTCTCCCAATGGCCTTCATCCCTGGGGCTGGCCGCAACAAGGGATACAGTCCTGGTTAGGGAATTTGGAGATATTGCAAGACAGGAGTACCGGGCCGTTGGAATACATTTGGCCCTGCATCCTATGGCCGATTTGGCTACGGAACCGCGTTGGGCCAGGACCAATGGTACTTTTGGTGAAGATGCCGATTTATCCGCCGCAATGACCAAGGCATACGTCTTGGGCTTTCAGGGCGATTCTTTGCAAGAAACGAGCGTGGCCTGTATGACCAAGCATTTTTCCGGGGGAGGGCCCCAAAAAGATGGAGAGGACGCCCATTTTCCCTATGGAAAGGAACAGGTGTACCCTGGGAATCATTTTGCCTATCACGTACGGCCATTTACAGAAGGGGCATTTCCGGCTAAAACAGCACAAATTATGCCCTATTATGGCATTCCCGTAGGGCAGACAAATGAAGAAGTGGCCTTTGCATTCAATAAGGAAATCATTGGCGGATTGCTTCGCGATTCCCTTAACTTCAAGGGAGTGGTCTGTACGGATTGGAACATCATAACCGATTCCAAAATTGGGGAAGGACGTGCATGGGGCGTGGAAGACCTTTCCATTAAGGAGCGTGTTAAAAAGGTTTTGGACGCAGGATGTGACCAATTTGGAGGTGAGGCCATTCCTGGTGTTATTGTGGAATTGGTAAATGAGGGACAGATTCCCGAAAAGCGTCTGGATGTTTCCGTGAAACGCATTTTAAGGGATAAGTTTCGTTTAGGCCTTTTTTACGATCCCTATGTCGATGAAGCGAAAGCCGTCCAAATTGCAGGGAAGGAAGCGTTCAAGGAAAAAGGGCTGAGGGCCCAGCAAAAAGCAGCGGTGTTGCTCAAGAACGAAGGCATCCTGCCATTGAAAAAGGGGACCAGGATTTATGTTTCAGGTGTGGAAGATGTGGATGTGTATACTTCTTTTGGCGAGGTAGTTTCCAGTCCCTCCGAAGCCGATATCATTATTGCGAGGATCAGAACGCCCTTTGATCCAAGGAACGATTCCTTCCTGGAAAGTTTTTTCCATCAGGGGAGGTTGTATTACAATGATGAAGAGTTGGAGGAAATTCAAGGATTGATCCAACAAAAACCTTCCGTCGTAGTGGCAAATTTGGAACGTCCGGCCATATTGACGCCCATTGACGAAGAAGCAAAAGCGGTTATGGCAGATTTTGGCATTAGCGATCAAGTCCTTGCCAAATTGGTGTTTGGGGAAGCAAATCCACAAGGAAAAATGCCTTTTGAATTGCCTTCTTCCTGGGAGGCCGTTCAAAAACAACTGGAAGATGTCCCCTATGATTCCGAAAATCCGCTGTACCCATTTGGGCACGGATTGAGCTATTAAAACCAGAGGAAATTGGGTTGCTGGTCAAATTTGCTCAAGAGTTATCCTTGCGAAGGGATAACAAAATGAAGAATGCCCCAATAAAACCCAAAACCATTCCCAACAGGAATAGTAGGGCATAGTAAAAAGGTGCCCCACCCAAAAAATAGGTGGCCAAAGCAATGGTGGTCATTGCTATTCCACTAAGGGCAAAGGCCCTTCCCAAATTATAGTTTTTAAGTTTTTTGCTTTTTTCCATGGT
The sequence above is a segment of the Muricauda sp. SCSIO 64092 genome. Coding sequences within it:
- a CDS encoding TonB-dependent receptor family protein, encoding MLLTCFLTFSQSQQLDSINTLDEVTLIEEFITKKAVGITESSSLGVADLEQFSPIDFAGGLNQISGLYVLSGALNTNRITIRGVGARTPFGTDKLRLYFNGIPVTNGTGVSTIEAYDFENMGRIEVVKGPKGTALGANLGGAIVLNTKPPQVGRTFLGNSFTFGSFNTLKNNLAFRHSEKNFNINFSYNHLQTDGFRQNNSFERDGFLLTSSVRLNDKGKLDFLINHIDYTAGIPSSLNETDFREDPRRAAANWLAARGFEDNRYTLAGISYGHRFNQKLRTTNSIFYTYLDHFEPRPFNILDEFTHGFGLRSVTEGKLFKGDFTFGGELYKDEYNWQTFINEFRDNDGNGSLQGERLSENKEFRSQLNLFGGYTFPIANRLQAQVGLNFNKTDYDFRDLFNSGEENTSAQRDFDPILLPSFGLVYEVGYGRFFANASRGFSNPGLEETLTPDGVINPTIEQEKGWSYELGSVLTLWNKKLNLGISLYQMDITDLLVAERIDEDLFIGRNAGETKHQGIELDASYTGKIAQNWSIIPRISYSYSNHTFVDFLDGDNDFSGNNLAGVPRHRINSGITIGNASGIVFNLTHQFVDEIPLTDANTLFSESFNVFNAQLRYRTKVLDKFHIGLNAGVNNLFNTNFAQSVLVNAVGFGGNQPRFFFPGNGINYFAGVQLQYRFRNSID
- a CDS encoding NUDIX hydrolase, with the protein product MDPETDLLYHIKSFEAQLEDYLPGNSIDCVILGYESQQLKVLLLKWKNDGVWTLPGGFIKKTEHLDDAAQRVLRERTGLSSVFVKQFYTFGSSVRNKNPQIAKPLYHLKMMEELSPNFLKWITDRFITTGYFALVDIKRIHPRPDAFSEVCEWKSLDALPPLILDHKAIITKALDHLKTQLNYLPIGISLLPKKFTMQDLRKLYEAILGKPLERSNFQRKLLKLGILTRHEKQMTGAANKAPYLYTFSEKKYYELIKNGIGFYS
- a CDS encoding glycoside hydrolase family 3 protein — encoded protein: MKKLLKVLKYILIAVLSIIVVGAGIFYFTKKSASNKNMKLLGGEAAVLNEKGIRFRDLNKNGKLDVYENPTAPIEARINDLIDQMTLEEKAGTMFVTMIGTTPKGEPMETPVLSTDPLVLMMSFALPSNSEMIARKKMNSFNILASLDAESMAKYANTIQKMAERTRLGIPITVATDPRHGTINNPGASLFTPAFSQWPSSLGLAATRDTVLVREFGDIARQEYRAVGIHLALHPMADLATEPRWARTNGTFGEDADLSAAMTKAYVLGFQGDSLQETSVACMTKHFSGGGPQKDGEDAHFPYGKEQVYPGNHFAYHVRPFTEGAFPAKTAQIMPYYGIPVGQTNEEVAFAFNKEIIGGLLRDSLNFKGVVCTDWNIITDSKIGEGRAWGVEDLSIKERVKKVLDAGCDQFGGEAIPGVIVELVNEGQIPEKRLDVSVKRILRDKFRLGLFYDPYVDEAKAVQIAGKEAFKEKGLRAQQKAAVLLKNEGILPLKKGTRIYVSGVEDVDVYTSFGEVVSSPSEADIIIARIRTPFDPRNDSFLESFFHQGRLYYNDEELEEIQGLIQQKPSVVVANLERPAILTPIDEEAKAVMADFGISDQVLAKLVFGEANPQGKMPFELPSSWEAVQKQLEDVPYDSENPLYPFGHGLSY